In Chryseobacterium oranimense, a single window of DNA contains:
- a CDS encoding S8 family serine peptidase → MKKVLLAAVFLAGFSFSYAQESQAKSIDPKEDKDLMTWYHKDFSTSKVYGVNTANAYKYLESKGLKPKTVVVGVLDSGVQVDHPGLVKNVWSNPNEVPGNGKDDDGNGYIDDIHGWNFIGGKNGDIDIDNMEVTRVVAKYKPVFEGDDSAKNKANQAKMPEEFAMYMKSKELFTKKSVEAKQNLQTYTMINTLIPNMVKLLGGKPVTAETINAIKPPTDQKDAIALNILGQVSQSPEFKGKSSADFEKLMKEQMKEAIDHFAPQSKQYDLSYDPRKEIVGDNYDDYSEKNYGNNDYEGPDAEHGTHVAGIIAGLPQGKEIQYGVASKVAKIMSVRTVPNGDERDKDVANAIRYAVDNGAKVLNMSFGKPVSPGKNVVWDAFKYAEDKGVLLVKAAGNENEDVAEHLAYPTNFKNVTDEKPFVNNVLVVGASTNRNNELRASFSNYNKRMVNVFAPGEEIYSTVPKNEYKYLQGTSMASPVVAGAAAVLLAYMPNLKPYQIIEALVKSSNPNADNKFPDYSQAGGVIDLQKAAEYAYNNFYDGKSSTKAKPAKSVKKAVKK, encoded by the coding sequence ATGAAAAAGGTATTATTAGCTGCTGTTTTTCTGGCAGGTTTTAGTTTCTCTTACGCTCAGGAATCCCAGGCTAAGAGCATTGATCCTAAAGAAGATAAAGATCTTATGACTTGGTATCATAAAGATTTTTCTACCTCTAAAGTATACGGAGTAAATACGGCGAACGCATATAAATATTTAGAATCCAAAGGCCTTAAGCCAAAAACTGTAGTAGTAGGGGTTCTGGATAGCGGTGTCCAGGTAGACCACCCGGGTCTTGTGAAAAATGTATGGTCAAATCCCAATGAAGTTCCCGGAAACGGAAAAGATGATGATGGAAACGGGTACATCGATGATATACATGGCTGGAACTTTATCGGCGGAAAAAACGGTGATATTGATATCGACAATATGGAGGTAACAAGAGTTGTAGCCAAATACAAACCTGTTTTCGAAGGAGATGACTCTGCAAAAAACAAAGCAAATCAGGCGAAAATGCCGGAAGAATTTGCCATGTATATGAAGTCTAAAGAACTTTTCACTAAAAAAAGTGTAGAGGCAAAACAGAACCTTCAGACCTATACCATGATCAACACTCTTATCCCGAATATGGTAAAATTGTTGGGAGGTAAACCTGTTACGGCAGAAACTATTAATGCAATTAAGCCTCCAACGGATCAGAAAGATGCCATTGCTCTTAATATTTTAGGGCAGGTTTCCCAAAGTCCTGAATTCAAAGGGAAATCTTCAGCAGATTTCGAAAAACTGATGAAAGAGCAGATGAAAGAAGCTATCGATCATTTTGCACCACAGTCTAAGCAGTATGATCTGAGCTATGATCCGAGAAAAGAAATCGTTGGTGATAACTATGATGATTATTCTGAGAAAAATTACGGGAACAATGATTATGAAGGACCGGATGCAGAGCATGGGACACACGTTGCAGGAATTATTGCCGGACTTCCTCAGGGAAAAGAAATACAGTATGGTGTAGCTTCCAAAGTAGCTAAAATTATGTCTGTAAGAACCGTTCCAAACGGGGATGAGAGAGATAAAGACGTTGCCAATGCAATCAGATATGCAGTGGATAACGGCGCTAAAGTATTAAATATGAGTTTTGGAAAACCGGTTTCTCCTGGTAAAAATGTAGTATGGGATGCCTTCAAGTATGCTGAAGACAAAGGAGTTCTTTTGGTAAAAGCAGCCGGTAACGAAAACGAAGATGTGGCTGAACATCTTGCTTACCCTACCAACTTTAAAAATGTGACAGATGAAAAACCATTTGTAAACAATGTATTGGTTGTAGGAGCAAGTACCAACAGAAATAACGAGCTTAGAGCAAGTTTCTCCAACTACAATAAGAGAATGGTAAACGTTTTTGCACCAGGTGAAGAAATTTATTCTACAGTGCCTAAAAACGAATACAAATACCTTCAGGGAACTTCTATGGCATCGCCGGTAGTAGCCGGAGCGGCAGCTGTATTATTGGCTTATATGCCTAATCTGAAGCCTTACCAGATCATTGAAGCACTCGTGAAAAGCAGTAACCCTAATGCAGATAATAAATTTCCGGACTATTCCCAGGCTGGAGGGGTGATCGATCTTCAGAAAGCAGCAGAATATGCTTATAACAACTTTTATGATGGAAAATCATCAACCAAAGCTAAGCCTGCGAAATCCGTAAAAAAGGCTGTTAAAAAATAA
- a CDS encoding WbqC family protein, translating to MQKILLPVFYMPPISWFSVFLNPENEIIFEQFENFPKQTYRNRTNIYGANGKLSLIIPINHNGKRELKDIEISYREDWRNLHWKSIKTAYQSSPYFEYYEDKFRKIYDLKEKFLLDFNLKGLEVIQQILKTEKAQSLNEEYIKNPESINFREKFSAKLPSEFQMKEYYQTFSDKLGFLEDLSVLDLICNKGPESLTYIKSIKQL from the coding sequence ATGCAAAAAATATTATTGCCGGTATTTTATATGCCTCCGATTTCATGGTTTTCAGTGTTTTTAAATCCTGAAAATGAGATTATATTTGAACAGTTTGAAAATTTTCCGAAACAGACCTATAGAAATAGAACCAATATCTACGGGGCAAACGGGAAGCTTTCATTAATAATTCCCATTAATCATAATGGGAAAAGAGAATTGAAAGATATTGAAATTTCGTATCGTGAAGACTGGAGAAACCTGCATTGGAAATCTATCAAAACAGCCTATCAGAGTTCTCCTTATTTTGAATATTATGAAGATAAGTTCAGGAAAATATATGATCTGAAAGAAAAATTTCTCCTTGATTTCAACCTGAAAGGACTGGAAGTTATTCAGCAAATCCTTAAAACAGAAAAGGCACAGTCTTTGAATGAAGAATATATCAAAAATCCTGAAAGCATTAATTTCAGAGAGAAATTTTCGGCTAAACTTCCTTCTGAATTTCAAATGAAAGAATACTACCAGACCTTCTCTGATAAGCTGGGATTTTTGGAAGATTTGTCGGTTCTGGATCTTATTTGTAACAAAGGCCCCGAATCTCTGACTTATATAAAAAGTATTAAACAATTATAA
- the lepB gene encoding signal peptidase I: MFKNKIFNSILLTGSVIVSLFIIAKLSGVLQYAFVPQAGGEPTIKKRSFVVITNILPNEKNKLLIYYQNKGYEKGMYIQRLVGVYNDKIHIKNGELYVNDILVDKKFNLKHTYKIDRAFVNDLMLKGFSENEFFAIDENHFIANLSDSELNSNFSYERFINTNFDRDIFKMYGKDWTADNFGPIIIPKGKVFFLGDNRNASLDSRYTGLINEEEIKGRVIYPKN; the protein is encoded by the coding sequence GTGTTTAAAAATAAAATATTTAATAGTATACTTCTTACGGGAAGTGTCATTGTAAGTCTTTTCATTATTGCAAAACTCTCAGGGGTTTTGCAATATGCTTTTGTGCCCCAAGCGGGAGGTGAGCCTACAATTAAAAAAAGATCATTTGTTGTAATCACAAACATCCTTCCTAATGAAAAAAATAAGCTACTGATTTATTATCAGAATAAAGGATACGAAAAAGGAATGTACATACAGCGTCTTGTGGGTGTTTACAATGATAAAATTCATATTAAAAATGGTGAATTGTATGTTAATGATATTTTAGTAGACAAAAAATTTAATCTGAAGCATACTTACAAAATAGATCGGGCTTTTGTCAATGATCTAATGTTAAAAGGCTTTTCAGAAAATGAATTTTTTGCAATTGATGAAAATCATTTTATTGCTAACTTAAGTGACAGTGAACTTAATAGTAATTTTTCTTATGAAAGATTTATCAATACTAATTTTGATCGCGATATTTTTAAAATGTATGGTAAAGACTGGACTGCAGATAATTTTGGTCCTATAATTATTCCAAAAGGGAAAGTTTTTTTTCTTGGGGATAATCGTAATGCCAGCTTAGATTCACGATATACAGGATTAATAAATGAAGAAGAAATAAAAGGAAGAGTTATTTATCCAAAAAATTAA
- the lepB gene encoding signal peptidase I — protein MNYFLTYTVYVLILSLLMGISTWKLFKKMGYSPLFAFIPFYNYFIILKETKHPKWWAILSYLPIVGPIMMSVFHIYLMKKFGKSLFQNQLLTVILPFIYMATVNYSKDVEIEDENADDLFMTDEEKNSKKKDTFIGSITFAVVFATIIHVFVTQPFGIPTGSMERTLLVGDFLFVNKWSYGYRMPMRPVAIPFLQGTIMDTGQKGNPKDDPKSYVDGIKLPYTRIFQFNKPQKNDVVVFNYPQDSVHTAIDRKDPYVKRCVAVAGDTFEMRAGRLFVNGKPETVLGDQEVQHRYIVNTGSQLDIPALYNTYGFLPVQEIQGEKGYIYAFQGLTDKTAQEIKQLPQVIDMKEDVTAKGEAAVYYKDEAKTKIDTTQSIFPINKPWNQDWYGPLKIPKKGDVVTLNQETLPEYRWIISEYEHNSLENKNGKIFINGKEATQYTIKQDYFMMVGDNRDASLDARFFGFVPEENIVGKPMFTWMSLQGAFKDSSSSYQAPFKIRWERMFKATNTGEANKTSYWWIAAMILILFFGWEYFVKLFRKKNTEE, from the coding sequence ATGAATTATTTTTTAACTTATACAGTATATGTTCTCATTTTGTCTTTACTGATGGGGATTTCCACTTGGAAACTGTTCAAAAAAATGGGGTACAGTCCCTTATTTGCATTTATACCTTTCTATAATTACTTCATTATATTAAAGGAAACAAAACATCCGAAATGGTGGGCTATTCTGTCTTACCTTCCGATAGTGGGACCTATTATGATGTCTGTTTTCCATATTTATTTAATGAAAAAATTTGGAAAAAGTCTTTTCCAGAACCAGCTTCTTACGGTCATCCTGCCGTTTATTTACATGGCTACAGTGAACTATTCCAAAGATGTGGAAATAGAAGATGAGAATGCTGATGATCTGTTTATGACAGACGAAGAAAAAAATTCAAAAAAGAAAGATACATTCATTGGGTCTATTACTTTTGCGGTTGTATTTGCAACTATTATCCACGTTTTTGTAACACAGCCTTTCGGGATTCCTACAGGATCTATGGAAAGAACACTTCTTGTTGGTGATTTCCTTTTCGTGAACAAATGGAGCTATGGATACAGAATGCCAATGCGTCCTGTAGCTATACCTTTCCTTCAGGGAACCATTATGGATACAGGACAGAAAGGAAATCCAAAAGATGATCCCAAATCCTATGTAGATGGCATCAAACTTCCTTATACAAGAATTTTCCAGTTCAATAAGCCTCAGAAAAATGATGTGGTGGTCTTCAATTATCCTCAGGATTCTGTACATACAGCGATCGACAGGAAAGATCCTTATGTTAAAAGATGTGTAGCTGTTGCCGGTGATACTTTTGAAATGAGAGCCGGAAGACTTTTCGTTAACGGAAAGCCAGAAACAGTATTAGGTGATCAGGAAGTACAGCACAGGTATATCGTAAATACCGGAAGCCAGCTGGATATTCCTGCATTATACAACACTTACGGATTCTTACCTGTACAGGAGATTCAGGGAGAAAAAGGATATATTTATGCCTTTCAGGGTCTGACGGATAAAACCGCTCAGGAAATCAAACAGCTTCCTCAGGTAATTGACATGAAGGAAGATGTTACGGCAAAAGGTGAAGCAGCAGTATATTATAAAGACGAAGCAAAAACAAAAATAGATACTACACAGTCTATTTTCCCGATCAACAAACCTTGGAATCAGGATTGGTACGGACCTTTGAAAATTCCTAAAAAAGGAGATGTTGTAACACTTAATCAGGAAACTTTACCGGAATACAGATGGATTATTTCAGAATATGAACATAACAGTCTGGAAAACAAAAACGGAAAAATTTTCATCAATGGTAAAGAAGCTACCCAATATACCATCAAGCAAGATTACTTTATGATGGTAGGAGATAACAGAGATGCTTCACTGGATGCAAGATTCTTTGGTTTCGTTCCCGAAGAAAATATTGTAGGAAAGCCAATGTTCACATGGATGAGCCTTCAGGGTGCATTCAAGGACAGCAGCTCTTCTTATCAGGCTCCGTTCAAGATCCGTTGGGAGAGAATGTTTAAAGCAACCAATACAGGTGAAGCCAATAAAACTTCATACTGGTGGATTGCTGCCATGATCCTTATATTATTCTTCGGTTGGGAATATTTCGTAAAACTGTTCAGAAAGAAAAACACAGAAGAATAG
- the dapB gene encoding 4-hydroxy-tetrahydrodipicolinate reductase, which translates to MRIALVGYGKMGKIIDEIAQKRGHEIVARLKETPTAENLNNADVAIEFSLPEAAYDNIKACLENKIPVICGTTGWLEKKEKVEKMAVDHDSAFLYGSNFSLGVNLFFALNEKVAEIMKNVDEYSCQLEEIHHIHKKDAPSGTAISIAEGIIKNNPKFNAWKLEETQGKELGIFAIREDEVPGTHSVYYKSEVDEIELKHMAFNRNGFALGAVVAAEWIKDKKGNFTMKDVLGL; encoded by the coding sequence ATGAGAATAGCATTAGTTGGATACGGTAAAATGGGGAAGATTATTGATGAAATTGCCCAAAAGAGAGGCCACGAAATAGTAGCCCGCCTGAAAGAAACTCCAACAGCCGAAAACCTTAATAATGCCGATGTGGCAATCGAGTTTTCACTTCCTGAAGCTGCATATGATAATATCAAAGCATGTCTTGAAAATAAAATTCCGGTAATCTGCGGAACCACAGGATGGCTGGAGAAAAAAGAAAAAGTTGAAAAAATGGCTGTAGATCATGACAGCGCATTCTTATACGGCTCAAATTTTAGCCTGGGTGTCAATTTATTTTTTGCACTGAACGAAAAAGTCGCCGAAATCATGAAAAATGTGGATGAATACTCTTGCCAGCTGGAAGAAATTCATCATATCCACAAAAAAGATGCTCCCAGTGGAACGGCAATTTCTATAGCTGAAGGAATCATCAAAAATAACCCTAAATTTAATGCCTGGAAACTGGAAGAAACCCAGGGAAAAGAACTTGGAATCTTTGCCATCCGTGAAGATGAGGTTCCGGGTACCCATAGCGTTTATTACAAAAGCGAAGTAGACGAAATTGAACTAAAACATATGGCATTCAACAGAAACGGATTTGCCCTCGGAGCTGTAGTCGCTGCAGAGTGGATTAAAGACAAAAAAGGAAACTTCACCATGAAAGACGTTTTAGGACTTTAA
- a CDS encoding DUF5683 domain-containing protein → MNKLFFTFFLCIFAFTYSQVTPGDTIRAEPLPKDSAVVTKTVKSTAKPVKSEAKIIEDLENANGPTRKTVKLNPTRAGLYSAVLPGLGQYYNKKYIKIPIVWGAVGAGIGYTLWSNNQYKKYREYYIAKLNGTPNEFVDSHPWLDKKAFGNAQDRYKRQRDYAIAITGLIYILNIVDAVVDAHLYESRHDPDLSFNPTVIQDQYGFSTPKTGLSLSYRF, encoded by the coding sequence ATGAATAAATTATTTTTCACATTCTTTTTGTGCATTTTTGCTTTCACCTATTCGCAGGTTACTCCCGGCGATACGATTCGTGCAGAACCTCTTCCAAAGGATAGTGCCGTAGTTACTAAAACAGTAAAATCTACAGCAAAACCTGTAAAATCGGAAGCGAAGATTATTGAAGATCTTGAAAATGCAAATGGTCCTACCAGAAAAACCGTCAAGCTCAATCCTACGAGAGCCGGACTGTACTCCGCCGTACTTCCTGGTCTGGGGCAGTACTACAATAAAAAATATATCAAAATTCCTATTGTATGGGGAGCTGTAGGAGCCGGTATCGGATACACGCTCTGGAGTAACAACCAGTACAAAAAATACAGGGAATATTATATTGCAAAACTTAACGGAACTCCTAATGAATTTGTAGACAGTCATCCCTGGCTGGATAAAAAAGCTTTCGGAAACGCACAGGACAGATACAAAAGACAAAGAGATTACGCCATTGCCATTACAGGTCTTATCTACATTCTGAACATTGTAGATGCTGTAGTAGATGCCCATCTTTATGAAAGCCGCCACGATCCGGATCTTAGCTTTAATCCTACAGTGATTCAGGATCAGTATGGGTTTTCTACCCCGAAAACAGGTTTAAGCTTAAGTTACAGATTTTAA